A single region of the Palaeococcus ferrophilus DSM 13482 genome encodes:
- a CDS encoding metallophosphoesterase — MFERLSLELETSVGRVLLIADPHIAFELPRGLRIRTGFELRLSDFVVEKDPDLLVILGDVKEPLSMKPFTRKLLTEFFSTLGDVEVWIAKGNHDGQIELLERDFPNLRVSDHFVLDGNLFLHGHTSLPDVEFERAFLGHIHPAVSVNVGSAVRKTKCYLKVGRFFILPTINPYIEGFDVRRGIKMVPFLKNAKVGEVYLPNWTYIGEIMFE; from the coding sequence ATGTTCGAGCGGCTGAGTCTTGAACTGGAAACCTCCGTCGGAAGGGTGCTTCTCATAGCCGATCCTCACATAGCCTTTGAGCTCCCCCGCGGGCTCCGAATCAGAACGGGGTTTGAGCTGAGACTGTCTGATTTCGTGGTTGAGAAAGACCCCGACCTTCTCGTTATCCTCGGCGACGTCAAGGAACCCCTCTCGATGAAGCCCTTCACGAGGAAGCTCCTCACGGAGTTCTTCTCCACCCTGGGCGACGTTGAGGTCTGGATCGCCAAGGGAAACCACGACGGCCAGATCGAGCTCCTCGAGAGGGACTTTCCCAACCTCAGGGTTTCGGACCATTTCGTCCTGGACGGAAACCTGTTCCTCCACGGGCACACGTCCCTGCCCGATGTTGAGTTTGAGAGGGCCTTCCTTGGCCACATACATCCCGCGGTGAGCGTGAACGTTGGAAGCGCCGTTAGAAAGACTAAATGCTACCTAAAGGTCGGCCGCTTCTTCATCCTGCCCACAATCAACCCCTACATCGAGGGCTTCGACGTGAGGAGGGGCATAAAGATGGTGCCTTTCCTGAAGAATGCAAAGGTTGGTGAGGTTTACCTTCCGAACTGGACGTACATCGGTGAAATTATGTTCGAATAA